The Methylacidimicrobium sp. B4 genome contains a region encoding:
- a CDS encoding ROK family protein yields MKVLVIDIGGHNVKLLATGQKRPRKIPSGRAFTPQDLVARVPEAVGSWPFEAISIGYPGPVLGGRPAAEPRNLGSGWLGFDFAQAFGTPVKVVNDAAMQAWGSYAGGRMLFLGLGTGLGMALILDGLLHPLEASHLPYKKGLTYEEVLGEAGLLSQGKKRWREEVRCVIKLFREAFQVDYLMIGGGNRKLLKSLPPYARMGDNSFAFLGGFRLWEETERVLAEGPQPAADSVNIPPTSPSGEAARHSPPPGDASSPSE; encoded by the coding sequence ATGAAGGTCCTCGTGATCGACATCGGGGGGCACAACGTCAAGCTGCTCGCCACCGGCCAAAAGCGTCCTCGGAAGATTCCTTCGGGGCGCGCCTTTACTCCTCAAGATTTGGTCGCTCGTGTCCCCGAGGCGGTCGGCAGCTGGCCTTTCGAGGCGATTTCAATCGGCTATCCCGGGCCGGTGCTCGGAGGGAGACCCGCGGCGGAGCCCCGCAACCTGGGCTCGGGCTGGCTCGGATTCGATTTTGCGCAGGCATTCGGGACTCCGGTGAAGGTGGTGAATGACGCCGCGATGCAGGCGTGGGGCAGTTATGCCGGGGGAAGGATGCTTTTCCTGGGCTTGGGAACGGGGCTCGGAATGGCACTGATCCTCGACGGTCTCCTCCATCCGTTGGAAGCGAGCCATCTCCCCTACAAGAAGGGCCTGACGTACGAAGAGGTGCTCGGAGAGGCGGGTCTCCTGAGCCAGGGGAAGAAGCGCTGGCGCGAGGAGGTCCGCTGCGTCATCAAGCTTTTCCGAGAGGCCTTCCAGGTCGACTACCTCATGATCGGTGGAGGCAACCGGAAGCTCCTCAAGTCGCTCCCGCCCTACGCGCGCATGGGAGACAACTCTTTTGCCTTCTTGGGGGGCTTCCGCCTGTGGGAGGAGACCGAGCGGGTCCTGGCGGAGGGACCCCAGCCGGCGGCGGATTCCGTGAACATCCCGCCCACCTCGCCTTCCGGCGAGGCTGCACGCCACTCACCCCCCCCGGGCGATGCCTCCTCCCCATCGGAGTAG
- a CDS encoding rhomboid family intramembrane serine protease: MGYWPGDGRGEPVFRLQNRPVYLTDIFIAFHCLSFVVGVLSVATYRLSWFQELSLSPQAVLSQGKVWQIFTYAWVHSPSLWFALWMLMFFWFGREVEFALGRRKYFFLYLSLILAPAICAVLFSLVDPSGGTFYGPDEAHMAIFVAFAALSPAAELIFGITAKWYAVVLLALYVLIDISAHAWTPLLMLSVASGIAYLSVRMPTVSWMHSWGERWRKRSRPFPTPRTSPPPKGTNAPVESIDTILDKISRNGIGSLTKSEREALERARKALLRKEQRK, from the coding sequence ATGGGATACTGGCCTGGAGATGGCCGGGGAGAACCGGTTTTTCGTTTACAGAACCGTCCGGTCTACCTGACCGACATCTTCATCGCGTTTCATTGCCTTTCGTTCGTGGTTGGCGTCCTCTCGGTCGCCACCTACCGGCTCTCCTGGTTCCAAGAGCTCTCTCTGAGCCCGCAGGCGGTGCTCTCCCAGGGGAAGGTCTGGCAGATCTTTACCTATGCCTGGGTTCACTCCCCCTCGCTCTGGTTCGCGCTCTGGATGCTGATGTTCTTCTGGTTCGGGCGCGAGGTGGAATTCGCGCTCGGCCGGAGGAAATATTTTTTCCTCTACCTCTCGCTCATCCTGGCTCCCGCGATTTGCGCCGTCCTCTTCAGCCTGGTCGACCCGAGTGGTGGCACCTTCTACGGACCGGACGAAGCTCACATGGCGATCTTCGTCGCCTTCGCAGCACTTTCTCCGGCCGCAGAGCTCATCTTCGGCATCACCGCAAAGTGGTATGCCGTCGTCCTGCTCGCGCTCTACGTCCTCATCGATATTTCCGCCCATGCCTGGACTCCGCTGCTCATGCTCAGCGTCGCCTCCGGCATCGCCTACCTCTCTGTTCGGATGCCTACCGTTTCGTGGATGCACTCCTGGGGAGAGCGGTGGAGAAAGCGGAGCCGCCCCTTCCCGACGCCGCGTACTTCCCCTCCCCCGAAGGGAACGAATGCGCCGGTCGAATCGATCGACACGATCCTCGACAAGATTTCCCGGAATGGCATTGGCAGCCTCACCAAGTCGGAGCGCGAGGCGCTCGAACGGGCCCGCAAGGCTCTCTTGCGGAAGGAGCAACGGAAGTAG
- a CDS encoding cytochrome ubiquinol oxidase subunit I, producing the protein MEKAEGFTMESLGMYPTWYVPYIGSGWVMGITGTIHILASHTSIGAAFLFALLETKAYRENKPWLLDYIRRYGVFLLVFSYIWGSVTGPGIWYSTTVASPRGISGLIHNFVWVWATEWVFFVLEVIGVYALVYTIGKIDPKTHLKLTWLFAVASLETLLLIIGILSFMMWPGGERWYRTGSVLDAFYNLNIFAQMSMRAAFMCVAAAVVGSIVVAGVRDKAQRSEIARFIAKMGFVGLIALVPLFFWYLQTLPPTAKIILAARLPAYTSQFLIGLLGITALYLAWLAWRPSWLPMPVAAVMTLLLLLFGLWPEERARESMRKPYVAGQYIYGNQVISRDVPGKGIKAELPAIQQHGLLALQPFVPADLKEITPENRLEAGRVIAAIACANCHSLEKTGLLRPLPVKFGGTTDPRVIRAFLDGPLYTGAIPYMPAIPLSEKEREALACFIAHASEVPAALSSVEPKPPSSR; encoded by the coding sequence ATGGAGAAGGCGGAGGGATTCACGATGGAAAGCCTGGGAATGTATCCGACTTGGTATGTGCCCTATATCGGATCGGGATGGGTGATGGGAATCACTGGAACCATTCACATTCTGGCTTCCCATACTTCGATCGGCGCAGCCTTCCTCTTCGCTCTCCTGGAGACCAAGGCCTATCGGGAGAACAAGCCCTGGCTGCTCGACTACATCCGGCGCTATGGGGTCTTTCTCCTGGTCTTTTCCTACATCTGGGGATCGGTGACTGGCCCGGGCATCTGGTATTCGACCACGGTGGCGAGCCCGCGCGGCATCTCCGGGCTGATTCACAATTTCGTCTGGGTCTGGGCAACCGAGTGGGTCTTTTTCGTCCTGGAGGTGATCGGTGTCTATGCCTTGGTCTACACGATCGGGAAGATCGATCCGAAGACCCATCTCAAGCTCACCTGGCTCTTCGCCGTCGCCTCCCTGGAAACCCTCCTCCTGATCATCGGCATCCTCTCTTTCATGATGTGGCCGGGAGGGGAGCGCTGGTATCGGACGGGGTCGGTCCTCGACGCCTTTTACAACCTGAACATCTTTGCGCAGATGTCGATGCGGGCCGCCTTCATGTGCGTGGCGGCGGCCGTCGTCGGAAGCATCGTCGTCGCCGGAGTCCGAGACAAGGCGCAGCGGAGCGAGATCGCCCGTTTCATCGCGAAGATGGGGTTTGTCGGGCTGATCGCGCTGGTTCCACTCTTCTTCTGGTATCTCCAGACGCTTCCCCCGACCGCAAAAATCATCCTGGCGGCCCGTCTCCCGGCCTATACCTCGCAGTTCCTGATCGGGCTGCTTGGAATCACGGCCCTCTACCTTGCTTGGCTCGCCTGGAGACCCTCTTGGCTCCCCATGCCGGTAGCAGCCGTGATGACCCTGCTCCTTCTCCTCTTCGGGCTTTGGCCGGAAGAGCGGGCCCGGGAGAGCATGCGCAAGCCCTATGTCGCGGGTCAGTATATCTACGGCAACCAGGTGATCTCCCGTGATGTCCCAGGGAAGGGGATCAAGGCGGAGCTCCCGGCCATTCAGCAGCACGGGCTGCTCGCGCTCCAGCCCTTCGTTCCCGCGGATCTCAAGGAGATTACTCCAGAAAATCGCCTCGAGGCGGGTCGAGTAATCGCCGCAATCGCCTGCGCCAACTGTCATAGCCTCGAAAAGACGGGCCTTCTGCGGCCGCTTCCGGTGAAGTTCGGCGGAACGACCGATCCGCGGGTGATTCGAGCATTCCTCGACGGTCCGCTCTACACCGGAGCGATTCCATACATGCCAGCGATCCCCCTTTCCGAAAAGGAGAGGGAGGCGCTCGCCTGCTTTATCGCCCACGCTTCCGAAGTGCCCGCCGCCCTGTCGAGCGTCGAGCCAAAGCCGCCGTCATCTCGGTAG